Proteins from a genomic interval of Qipengyuania sp. JC766:
- a CDS encoding potassium/proton antiporter, protein MQTLPSPEFAMLLTGLLLAGTVCAGLLTSRIGFPAIVGFLALGILAGVEGPGGIAFDDYRLTQGVGIVCLAFILFSGGLDTKWRSVRSMLVPALVLATLGVGITAGIVAVAAIYLLDFAPLQAFLLGAVVASTDAAAVFSVLRSSDLDLQDEVPALLELESGSNDPMAIFLVTALLAFTAATPVSPLALVPEFAQQMIVGAVVGLAVGYVLPESLQRMGLRQGGLAFVVSIAGALICFGTADLLGGNGFLAVYVAGVFAGTRAFAAKPIVRTFQDGLAWLAQVVMFLTLGLLLTPSNLLPVVGAGMAVTLVLIFVARPLAVFACLLPFRRFDARTMLFVSWAGLRGAVPIVLAIFPIVAGVEGAFAIFNVVFFVVLVSSVVQGPSINRVAKLLRIGDAADPAKARSGA, encoded by the coding sequence ATGCAGACCCTGCCCTCACCCGAATTCGCGATGCTGCTGACCGGCCTCCTGCTGGCGGGAACGGTGTGCGCGGGGCTGTTGACCAGCCGTATCGGCTTCCCAGCCATCGTCGGCTTCCTGGCGCTGGGTATCCTTGCCGGGGTGGAAGGGCCCGGCGGCATCGCCTTCGACGATTACCGGCTGACGCAGGGCGTGGGCATCGTGTGCCTCGCCTTCATCCTGTTTTCGGGCGGGCTCGACACGAAATGGCGGTCGGTCCGGTCCATGCTGGTCCCTGCGCTGGTGCTGGCGACGCTGGGCGTGGGCATCACCGCCGGCATCGTGGCGGTGGCGGCGATCTACCTGCTCGATTTCGCGCCCTTGCAGGCCTTCCTGCTGGGCGCGGTGGTCGCATCGACCGACGCGGCCGCCGTTTTCTCCGTCCTGCGATCGAGCGATCTCGACCTGCAGGACGAGGTGCCAGCCCTGCTGGAACTCGAATCGGGCTCGAACGACCCGATGGCGATTTTCCTCGTCACCGCATTGCTGGCCTTTACCGCAGCCACGCCCGTTTCGCCGCTGGCACTGGTACCGGAATTCGCCCAGCAGATGATCGTGGGCGCAGTGGTGGGGCTGGCCGTCGGCTATGTCCTGCCCGAAAGCCTGCAGCGCATGGGATTGCGGCAGGGAGGCCTCGCATTCGTCGTTTCCATCGCCGGGGCGTTGATTTGCTTCGGGACCGCGGATCTGCTCGGCGGGAACGGGTTCCTGGCAGTCTACGTCGCAGGCGTCTTCGCCGGAACGCGCGCCTTTGCCGCCAAGCCCATCGTGCGCACCTTCCAGGACGGGCTGGCCTGGCTGGCGCAGGTGGTCATGTTCCTGACGCTGGGTCTGCTGCTGACGCCGTCCAACCTCCTGCCGGTCGTGGGCGCAGGTATGGCGGTCACGCTGGTCCTCATCTTCGTGGCGCGCCCGCTGGCGGTGTTCGCCTGTCTGCTCCCCTTTCGCCGGTTCGATGCGCGCACGATGCTGTTCGTGTCCTGGGCAGGCCTGCGCGGCGCGGTGCCGATCGTGCTGGCGATCTTCCCCATCGTCGCTGGTGTGGAAGGCGCCTTCGCCATCTTCAACGTGGTGTTCTTCGTCGTGCTGGTTTCCAGTGTGGTGCAGGGCCCCAGCATCAACCGGGTGGCGAAACTGTTGCGGATCGGAGACGCGGCCGACCCCGCGAAAGCGCGGTCGGGAGCGTAA
- a CDS encoding Smr/MutS family protein, producing MTHPRGLTDAEAQAWEKLAATVEPLHPARRPRKVVPAPAPPPSPAPATSSPVARPEPKRRDLSLPTRTPPNPSVPRGDGGLDSHWDRKLKAGQVAPDFTLDMHGHTLDGAYHRLESGLFQAKTMGARLVLVIAGRSRPVDAADRGQRRGAIRAKMLDWLAAGPHAGDIAAIRKAHRRHGGDGALYLVLKRRR from the coding sequence ATGACCCATCCGCGCGGCCTGACCGACGCCGAAGCGCAGGCGTGGGAGAAGCTGGCGGCGACGGTCGAACCGCTGCATCCGGCACGGCGACCGCGCAAGGTTGTCCCCGCGCCGGCGCCGCCACCTTCACCCGCTCCCGCTACGTCCTCCCCGGTCGCGCGTCCGGAGCCGAAGCGGCGCGATCTTTCCCTACCCACACGCACGCCGCCAAACCCGTCCGTGCCGCGCGGCGATGGCGGTCTCGATTCGCACTGGGACCGGAAGCTCAAGGCAGGGCAGGTCGCGCCCGACTTCACTCTCGACATGCACGGGCACACGCTCGACGGGGCGTATCACCGGCTCGAAAGCGGACTGTTCCAGGCGAAGACGATGGGCGCGCGGCTGGTGCTGGTCATCGCGGGGCGTTCGCGGCCGGTCGATGCGGCGGACAGGGGCCAGCGGCGCGGGGCGATCCGGGCCAAGATGCTCGACTGGCTGGCCGCGGGTCCGCACGCGGGCGACATCGCCGCCATACGAAAAGCGCACCGCCGCCACGGGGGCGACGGTGCGCTTTATCTCGTGCTCAAACGGCGTCGCTAA
- a CDS encoding Tim44/TimA family putative adaptor protein — MIIQIVILAVIAAFLGMKLYSVLGKRHEGEEESIPKRFEEQRRDAAQARPALAPARQLPQEMPGVLPAVESGVRSIAAADRQFDITAFLEGAKGAYGMILEAFWTGDRETLRELCDEDVYAGFDAAIAAREEAGETLDNTLVRIEDAKIDAASLVDRTARIRVRFVSDIAAVTRDRDGNVVAGSLDDAIESVDVWTFKRDVRSEDPDWLLDETDQG; from the coding sequence GTGATTATTCAGATCGTCATCCTGGCCGTCATTGCCGCCTTCCTGGGCATGAAGCTCTATTCGGTGCTCGGCAAACGGCACGAGGGCGAGGAAGAATCGATTCCCAAGCGGTTCGAGGAGCAGCGCCGCGACGCTGCGCAGGCCCGGCCGGCGCTGGCGCCCGCCCGCCAGCTGCCGCAGGAAATGCCCGGAGTCCTTCCGGCTGTGGAAAGCGGCGTGCGGTCGATCGCCGCGGCGGATCGCCAGTTCGACATCACCGCCTTCCTCGAAGGAGCGAAGGGGGCGTACGGGATGATCCTGGAAGCGTTCTGGACCGGTGATCGCGAAACGCTGCGCGAGCTGTGCGACGAAGACGTCTATGCCGGTTTCGACGCCGCGATCGCCGCGCGCGAGGAAGCGGGCGAAACGCTCGACAACACGCTGGTGCGGATCGAGGATGCGAAGATCGATGCCGCTTCGCTGGTCGACAGGACGGCGCGTATCCGCGTCCGCTTCGTTTCCGACATCGCGGCTGTGACGCGCGACCGGGACGGCAATGTCGTTGCCGGGTCGCTTGACGACGCGATCGAGAGCGTGGACGTCTGGACTTTCAAGCGCGATGTGCGTTCGGAAGATCCGGACTGGCTGCTCGACGAAACCGACCAGGGCTGA
- the aroC gene encoding chorismate synthase: MSWNTFGRVFRFTTWGESHGPAIGCVIDGCPPGIALSESDIQPFLDARKPGQNKFTTQRQEADAVRILSGVFADEDGQQRTTGTPISLLIENTDQRSKDYSDIAGTYRPGHADYAYDAKYGFRDYRGGGRSSARETAMRVAAGAVARLLLPEVSLRAWVSEIGGDKVDPANFDADEIARNPFWCPDAEAAKRWETLVDDARKAGSSLGAVVQCEATGVPAGWGAPIYAKLDAELAAAMMSINAVKGVEIGDGFDAARLTGEQNADAMRPGEGDEAAPRFEANHAGGIAGGISTGQPVTCRVAFKPTSSILTPVDSITREGEAAQVRTKGRHDPCVGIRGTPVVEAMMALVLADQKLLHRAQCG; the protein is encoded by the coding sequence ATGAGCTGGAACACGTTCGGGCGGGTCTTCCGCTTCACCACATGGGGCGAAAGCCACGGCCCCGCGATCGGCTGCGTGATCGACGGCTGCCCTCCGGGCATCGCGCTGTCGGAAAGCGATATCCAGCCGTTCCTGGATGCACGCAAGCCCGGGCAGAACAAGTTCACCACCCAGCGGCAGGAGGCCGACGCGGTGCGAATCCTGTCGGGCGTATTCGCGGACGAGGACGGGCAGCAACGGACCACCGGCACGCCGATTTCCCTGCTGATCGAGAACACCGACCAGCGATCGAAGGACTATTCGGACATCGCCGGCACCTATCGCCCGGGCCACGCCGACTACGCCTATGACGCGAAATACGGCTTTCGCGATTATCGCGGCGGCGGGCGCAGCAGCGCGCGCGAAACCGCCATGCGGGTCGCGGCGGGCGCGGTGGCGCGCCTGCTGCTGCCCGAAGTGAGCTTGCGCGCCTGGGTGAGCGAGATCGGCGGGGACAAGGTCGATCCGGCGAATTTCGACGCCGACGAGATCGCGCGCAATCCCTTCTGGTGCCCCGATGCCGAGGCCGCGAAGCGCTGGGAAACACTGGTGGACGATGCGCGCAAGGCCGGTTCCTCGCTCGGCGCCGTGGTCCAGTGCGAGGCGACCGGCGTGCCCGCCGGCTGGGGTGCGCCGATCTACGCCAAGCTGGATGCGGAACTCGCAGCCGCAATGATGAGCATCAACGCGGTCAAGGGCGTGGAGATCGGCGACGGGTTCGACGCCGCGCGGCTGACCGGCGAACAGAACGCCGACGCCATGCGGCCCGGCGAGGGCGACGAGGCCGCCCCGCGTTTCGAGGCGAACCATGCCGGCGGCATCGCCGGCGGCATTTCCACCGGACAGCCGGTGACGTGCCGCGTGGCCTTCAAACCGACCAGCTCCATCCTCACGCCGGTCGACAGCATCACGCGCGAAGGCGAAGCGGCGCAGGTGCGCACCAAGGGCCGCCACGATCCGTGCGTCGGCATCCGCGGCACGCCCGTGGTCGAAGCGATGATGGCGCTGGTTCTGGCCGATCAGAAGCTGCTACACCGGGCGCAATGCGGGTGA
- the ruvA gene encoding Holliday junction branch migration protein RuvA, which translates to MIAKLKGLLDETGADWAVIDVGGVGYLVHCSARTLSALGEKGEGCTVYTDLQVSENDMRLLGFAEAGERDWFRLLTSVQGVGSKVALAILSALSAGELQSACAQGDAAMVARAQGVGPKLAGRIVNELRDKAGAMPGGGGNGAVSAAAPVGGASSDAVSALENLGFKPAVAARAVATAQAELGEGATEGDLIRVALKRAAG; encoded by the coding sequence GTGATCGCCAAGCTGAAAGGCCTGCTGGATGAAACCGGCGCGGACTGGGCGGTGATCGACGTCGGCGGGGTCGGCTACCTCGTCCATTGCTCGGCCCGTACGCTCTCCGCTCTGGGAGAGAAGGGCGAAGGCTGCACGGTCTATACGGACTTGCAGGTGAGCGAGAACGACATGCGCCTGCTCGGCTTCGCGGAAGCTGGCGAACGCGACTGGTTCCGCCTCCTCACCAGCGTGCAGGGCGTCGGCAGCAAGGTGGCGCTCGCCATCCTGTCCGCCCTTTCGGCGGGCGAACTGCAATCCGCCTGCGCGCAGGGCGATGCCGCGATGGTCGCCCGCGCGCAGGGTGTGGGCCCGAAGCTGGCGGGCCGCATCGTCAACGAACTGAGGGACAAGGCGGGCGCGATGCCCGGCGGCGGAGGCAACGGAGCCGTGAGCGCCGCCGCGCCGGTGGGCGGGGCCAGCTCCGATGCGGTCAGCGCGCTTGAGAACCTGGGCTTCAAGCCCGCCGTGGCCGCCCGCGCCGTCGCCACCGCACAGGCCGAACTGGGCGAAGGCGCAACCGAGGGCGACCTGATCCGCGTGGCCCTGAAGCGGGCGGCGGGATGA
- the ahpF gene encoding alkyl hydroperoxide reductase subunit F, whose product MLDTAMTQQLKQYLANLREPIELVATLGDDAKSAQTRELLEEIAALHDMVSAGFDGTDERVPSFVIRRASDPQKWVRFAGLPMGHEFTSLVLALLWAGGHPPKVDADLLEQAERLEGDFAFEMFFSLSCHNCPDVVQALTLLALTNSRVTATLVEGGTFKDEVERRDIMAVPATFLNGEPFYNGKIDLAGILAKLDTGADAREAEKLNAMDPFEVLVVGGGPSGVSASIYTARKGFRTGIAAERFGGQLQDTLGIENLPGTSYTEGPKLSDDLAKQVADNTIERMDRLQAEELVPAKVRGGLHTVRFANGAELKARALILATGARWRNLGVPGEQEYRNKGVAYCPHCDGPLFKGKRIAVIGGGNSGVEAAIDLAKIVDHVTLLEFADSLRADEVLQAKLRSMDNVDIIVNAATTRVNGDGKRVTGLTYKDRATDAEHDIELAGIFVQIGLVPNTEWLKDSGLALSEHGEIEIAKDGATNIPGIYASGDATTVPFKQIVVAMGAGSKAALGAFDYLIRNEATDEVAQAA is encoded by the coding sequence ATGCTCGACACCGCCATGACCCAGCAGCTCAAGCAATACCTCGCCAATCTGCGCGAGCCGATCGAGCTTGTCGCCACGCTGGGTGACGATGCGAAGAGCGCGCAGACGCGCGAACTGCTGGAAGAGATCGCGGCGCTGCACGACATGGTCAGCGCCGGTTTCGACGGTACGGACGAACGCGTACCCAGCTTCGTCATCCGCCGCGCGAGCGACCCGCAGAAATGGGTCCGCTTCGCCGGCCTGCCGATGGGCCATGAATTCACCTCGCTGGTGCTCGCCCTGCTGTGGGCCGGTGGCCACCCGCCCAAGGTGGACGCGGACCTTCTGGAACAGGCCGAGCGCCTGGAAGGCGATTTCGCGTTCGAGATGTTCTTCTCGCTCAGCTGTCACAACTGCCCCGACGTGGTGCAGGCGCTGACGCTGCTCGCCCTGACCAACAGCCGCGTGACCGCGACGCTGGTCGAAGGCGGCACCTTCAAGGACGAGGTCGAACGGCGCGACATCATGGCCGTGCCGGCGACCTTCCTGAACGGCGAACCGTTCTACAACGGCAAGATCGACCTCGCCGGAATCCTGGCGAAGCTCGACACAGGCGCGGACGCGCGCGAAGCCGAGAAGCTGAACGCCATGGACCCGTTCGAGGTACTGGTCGTCGGCGGCGGCCCGTCGGGCGTTTCCGCCAGCATCTATACCGCGCGCAAGGGCTTTCGGACCGGCATCGCGGCAGAGCGCTTCGGCGGCCAGCTGCAGGACACGCTCGGCATCGAGAACCTGCCTGGCACCAGCTACACCGAGGGCCCGAAGCTCTCGGACGATCTGGCGAAGCAGGTCGCGGACAACACGATCGAGCGCATGGACCGCCTGCAGGCCGAGGAGCTGGTGCCCGCCAAGGTGCGTGGCGGGCTGCACACAGTGCGCTTTGCCAATGGGGCCGAACTGAAGGCGCGGGCGCTGATCCTCGCGACCGGGGCGCGCTGGCGCAATCTGGGCGTGCCGGGCGAGCAGGAATACCGCAACAAGGGCGTCGCCTATTGCCCGCACTGCGACGGCCCGCTGTTCAAGGGCAAGCGGATCGCGGTCATCGGTGGCGGGAATTCCGGCGTCGAGGCGGCGATCGACCTTGCCAAGATCGTCGATCACGTGACGCTGCTCGAATTCGCGGACAGCCTGCGCGCGGACGAGGTGCTGCAGGCAAAGCTGCGCAGCATGGATAATGTCGACATCATCGTGAACGCGGCGACCACCCGCGTGAACGGGGACGGCAAGCGCGTAACCGGCCTCACCTACAAGGACCGCGCCACCGACGCCGAGCACGATATCGAACTGGCCGGTATTTTCGTCCAGATCGGCCTCGTCCCCAATACCGAGTGGCTGAAGGACAGCGGGCTCGCACTCAGCGAACATGGCGAGATCGAGATCGCCAAGGACGGCGCGACCAACATTCCCGGCATCTACGCCTCGGGCGATGCGACCACCGTTCCCTTCAAGCAGATCGTGGTGGCGATGGGCGCAGGTTCCAAGGCGGCGCTGGGCGCGTTCGATTACCTCATCCGCAACGAGGCGACCGACGAGGTCGCGCAGGCGGCCTAA
- a CDS encoding murein transglycosylase A, whose amino-acid sequence MRAALRLFAMGGLALLSACAVIPAGGAGGAIAPVATTAGGTALFAAQGVAALPISRDDAAGALTAFVGSCGWATSREDASGLTRPVDWQVPCDAARSWTGDPRAFFVTHFETVRVADGKAFATGYFEPEIRGSRTRRPGYEVPIYGMPADLVRAWPADTPESERQGRAPLGRTDEFGNHVPYYTRAEIEDGALEGRGLEIAWAADPVEVFFLQIQGSGRLITPEGDVVRIGYAGQNGHAYTGIGGVMRERGLLGEGPGKYSGSMQGIMQYIRENPQAGRDLMRLNESWIFFRELTGAGPLGSLGVAVSRENSVAVDPNFVPYGAPVWLQLDRPEANGLWVAQDTGGAIKGTNRFDTFWGAGEDSRLIAGGMTGRGEALILVPKGTLARLRGQ is encoded by the coding sequence ATGCGCGCCGCGCTTCGCCTCTTCGCGATGGGCGGCCTCGCGCTGCTTTCCGCCTGTGCCGTCATTCCCGCAGGCGGGGCCGGAGGGGCGATCGCCCCTGTGGCGACGACCGCCGGGGGCACCGCCCTGTTCGCTGCGCAGGGCGTCGCCGCTCTTCCGATAAGCCGCGACGATGCAGCCGGCGCGCTGACCGCGTTCGTCGGCAGCTGCGGCTGGGCGACCAGCCGGGAAGACGCCTCGGGCCTGACGCGGCCCGTCGACTGGCAGGTGCCGTGCGACGCGGCACGCAGCTGGACCGGCGATCCGCGCGCCTTCTTCGTCACCCATTTCGAAACCGTCCGCGTCGCTGACGGCAAGGCGTTCGCGACCGGCTATTTCGAGCCCGAGATCCGCGGTTCTCGCACCCGCCGTCCGGGCTACGAAGTGCCGATCTACGGGATGCCCGCGGATCTCGTCCGCGCATGGCCCGCCGACACGCCCGAAAGCGAACGACAGGGGCGTGCGCCGCTCGGCCGGACGGACGAATTCGGCAACCACGTGCCTTACTACACGCGGGCCGAAATCGAGGACGGGGCGCTGGAAGGGCGCGGGCTGGAAATCGCCTGGGCTGCGGATCCGGTCGAGGTCTTCTTCCTCCAGATCCAGGGTTCGGGCCGCCTCATCACGCCCGAAGGCGATGTCGTGCGCATCGGCTATGCCGGCCAGAACGGCCATGCCTATACCGGCATCGGCGGCGTTATGCGCGAGCGGGGGCTGCTGGGCGAAGGGCCCGGCAAGTATTCCGGCTCCATGCAGGGCATCATGCAGTATATTCGCGAGAACCCGCAGGCGGGCCGCGATCTCATGCGCCTCAACGAAAGCTGGATCTTCTTCCGCGAACTGACCGGTGCCGGGCCGCTTGGCTCGCTCGGCGTCGCGGTTTCGCGCGAGAACTCGGTCGCGGTCGATCCGAACTTCGTGCCCTATGGCGCTCCGGTTTGGCTGCAACTCGACCGGCCGGAAGCCAACGGCCTGTGGGTCGCGCAGGATACCGGCGGCGCGATCAAGGGCACCAACCGGTTCGATACGTTCTGGGGTGCGGGCGAGGATTCGCGCCTCATCGCAGGCGGCATGACCGGTCGCGGCGAAGCGCTGATCCTGGTGCCGAAAGGGACGCTCGCCCGCCTGCGCGGGCAATGA
- the ahpC gene encoding alkyl hydroperoxide reductase subunit C — MGIIGSQIKPFKATAFQAGKDFFEVTDEDVKGKWAVFFFYPADFTFVCPTELEDLGEKYEMLQKMDVEVYGVSTDTHFSHKAWHDTSERVGKLKFPFLGDQLHTLSKNFDVLREEMGLADRATFVVDPDGVIQIMEQTCEGVGRNANELTRKIKAAQYVRANPGQVCPAAWEEGEDTLAPSLDLVGKI; from the coding sequence ATGGGTATCATCGGAAGCCAGATCAAACCGTTCAAGGCCACCGCCTTCCAGGCCGGCAAGGACTTTTTCGAAGTCACCGACGAAGATGTGAAGGGCAAGTGGGCCGTCTTCTTCTTCTATCCGGCCGACTTCACCTTCGTCTGCCCGACCGAGCTGGAAGACCTCGGCGAGAAGTACGAGATGCTCCAGAAGATGGACGTCGAAGTGTACGGCGTTTCGACCGACACGCATTTCAGCCACAAGGCCTGGCACGACACCAGCGAGCGCGTCGGCAAGCTTAAGTTCCCGTTCCTGGGCGACCAGCTGCACACGCTGTCGAAGAACTTCGACGTACTGCGTGAAGAGATGGGCCTTGCCGATCGTGCGACCTTCGTGGTCGATCCGGACGGCGTCATCCAGATCATGGAACAGACCTGCGAAGGCGTGGGCCGCAATGCCAACGAACTGACGCGCAAGATCAAGGCCGCGCAATATGTCCGCGCCAACCCCGGCCAGGTCTGCCCGGCCGCGTGGGAAGAAGGCGAAGACACGCTGGCCCCCTCGCTCGACCTCGTCGGCAAGATCTAA
- a CDS encoding DsrE family protein, translating to MRLLLLLATMALTTPAMAQDPDASRFEYGPVFAEYGATAEIASTVTIPADTQFKVAFDAARQASGQRSNTTFNSAARLINMHARAGHPVAQTQAAIVVHGGATMDVLNATAYAARFDGAENPSAGLVRALLDHGVRIIVCGQSAVGQGVDETSDLMEGVKVATSAMTAHALLQQDGYTVNPF from the coding sequence ATGAGACTGTTGCTGCTGCTCGCCACAATGGCCCTGACAACTCCTGCCATGGCGCAGGACCCGGACGCCTCGCGCTTCGAATACGGGCCGGTCTTTGCCGAGTACGGCGCGACGGCCGAAATCGCATCGACCGTGACGATCCCCGCCGATACGCAATTCAAGGTGGCGTTCGATGCGGCGCGCCAGGCGAGCGGTCAGCGGTCCAACACCACGTTCAACAGCGCCGCGCGGCTGATCAACATGCACGCCAGGGCCGGCCATCCGGTCGCACAGACGCAGGCGGCGATCGTCGTCCATGGCGGCGCGACGATGGACGTGCTGAACGCGACTGCCTACGCCGCCCGCTTCGACGGGGCCGAGAACCCGAGCGCCGGACTGGTCCGCGCGCTTCTCGACCACGGCGTGCGCATCATCGTGTGCGGCCAAAGCGCGGTCGGCCAGGGCGTGGACGAGACGAGCGACCTGATGGAAGGCGTGAAAGTCGCCACTTCCGCGATGACCGCCCATGCCCTGCTGCAGCAGGACGGCTACACGGTGAACCCGTTTTGA